A region from the Aeromicrobium choanae genome encodes:
- the ychF gene encoding redox-regulated ATPase YchF: protein MALTIGIVGLPNAGKSTLFNALTKNDVLAANYPFATIEPNVGVVGVPDSRLEKLAEIFGSERILPATVEFVDIAGIVRGASEGEGMGNKFLSHIRDSDAICQVTRVFRDEDVTHVDGDVNPASDIETIAIELILADLQTVDKALPRLDKESRKDKSLVAQFEEAKKAKEALEAGTGVRNAGLDLEALRDLHLLTAKRFLYVFNCDIDELSDEDLKAKMREIVAPAEAVFLDAKSEAELVELGDDEEAEQMRAEMLADLGIEEPGLDQLARVGFDTLGLQTYLTAGPKESRAWTIKKGATAPEAAGVIHTDFQKGFIKAEIVSFDDLVAAGSMNDAKAAGKVRMEGKDYVMADGDVVEFRFNV, encoded by the coding sequence GTGGCCCTCACCATCGGAATCGTCGGACTTCCCAACGCCGGCAAGTCGACGCTCTTCAACGCCCTGACCAAGAACGACGTCCTCGCGGCGAACTACCCGTTCGCGACGATCGAGCCGAACGTCGGAGTGGTCGGCGTCCCCGACTCCCGCCTGGAGAAGCTGGCCGAGATCTTCGGCTCCGAGCGGATCCTGCCGGCCACGGTCGAGTTCGTGGACATCGCCGGCATCGTGCGCGGTGCGTCCGAGGGCGAGGGCATGGGCAACAAGTTCCTGTCCCACATCCGCGACTCCGACGCGATCTGCCAGGTGACCCGCGTGTTCCGCGACGAGGACGTCACGCACGTCGACGGCGACGTGAACCCCGCGAGCGACATCGAGACGATCGCGATCGAGCTGATCCTGGCCGACCTCCAGACCGTCGACAAGGCGCTGCCGCGCCTCGACAAGGAGTCGCGCAAGGACAAGTCCCTCGTGGCGCAGTTCGAGGAGGCGAAGAAGGCCAAGGAGGCCCTCGAGGCCGGCACCGGCGTGCGCAACGCCGGACTCGACCTCGAGGCCCTGCGCGACCTGCACCTGCTCACCGCGAAGCGCTTCCTCTACGTGTTCAACTGCGACATCGACGAGCTGTCCGACGAGGACCTCAAGGCGAAGATGCGCGAGATCGTCGCGCCCGCCGAGGCCGTCTTCCTCGACGCCAAGAGCGAGGCCGAGCTGGTCGAGCTGGGCGACGACGAGGAGGCCGAGCAGATGCGCGCCGAGATGCTCGCCGACCTCGGCATCGAGGAGCCGGGCCTCGACCAGCTGGCGCGCGTCGGCTTCGACACCCTCGGCCTGCAGACCTACCTCACCGCGGGCCCCAAGGAGTCGCGCGCCTGGACGATCAAGAAGGGCGCCACCGCCCCCGAGGCCGCCGGCGTCATCCACACCGACTTCCAAAAGGGCTTCATCAAGGCCGAGATCGTGTCCTTCGACGACCTGGTCGCCGCCGGCTCGATGAACGACGCCAAGGCCGCCGGCAAGGTCCGGATGGAGGGCAAGGACTACGTCATGGCCGACGGCGACGTGGTGGAGTTCCGCTTCAACGTCTAG
- a CDS encoding lipase family protein, which translates to MFRSARFLGLAAAGALVAGLAAAPQATAAPTFYDPPSDLPAGKGTVIRTEPMKLALTFNGLYLPGKATRIMYTSTDEAGAPAAVSGAYIEPTKKWTGTGPRPLVAVAAGTQGQGDACAPSKSLETFLNVEGDEFGIGYEIPSIHDFLNRGMAVVLTDYIGLGTTDRVHTYTNRLDMGQALLDAARAALKLPDTSVTTSSPIGLYGYSQGGGAAGSAAELAPTYAPELNLKGAYAGAPPANLVEVLKSADGTDLTGVIAYAINGITPYHPELQGALDTLATPAGKEALEKVKTQCIGGTLFSYGFQKTSKWTTTGQSLYDILKADPALRAPVDAQRIGRLKPNVPVQVLTGTKDDIVDHAQAKQLAKDWCAKGVNVTYTPVVQLVGTGGTALNHLGPAITRLGQTHDWLADRLTGKTVRSNCSSLWLLP; encoded by the coding sequence GTGTTCCGTTCCGCAAGATTCCTCGGCCTCGCAGCCGCCGGCGCCCTCGTCGCCGGCCTCGCCGCGGCCCCGCAGGCCACCGCCGCGCCCACCTTCTACGACCCGCCCTCGGACCTCCCGGCCGGCAAGGGCACGGTCATCCGCACCGAGCCGATGAAGCTCGCGCTGACCTTCAACGGCCTCTACCTCCCGGGCAAGGCCACGCGGATCATGTACACCTCCACCGACGAGGCCGGCGCGCCCGCCGCCGTGAGCGGCGCGTACATCGAGCCGACGAAGAAGTGGACCGGCACCGGCCCCCGCCCGCTCGTCGCGGTCGCCGCCGGCACCCAGGGCCAGGGCGACGCGTGCGCGCCCTCCAAGTCGCTGGAGACCTTCCTCAACGTCGAGGGCGACGAGTTCGGCATCGGCTACGAGATCCCGAGCATCCACGACTTCCTCAACCGCGGCATGGCCGTCGTGCTGACCGACTACATCGGCCTGGGCACCACCGACCGCGTGCACACCTACACGAACCGCCTCGACATGGGTCAGGCCCTGCTCGACGCCGCCCGCGCCGCGCTGAAGCTGCCCGACACGTCGGTCACGACGTCCTCGCCGATCGGCCTCTACGGCTACTCCCAGGGTGGCGGCGCGGCCGGCTCCGCGGCCGAGCTCGCTCCCACCTACGCTCCCGAGCTGAACCTCAAGGGCGCCTACGCCGGAGCTCCCCCGGCGAACCTGGTCGAGGTGCTGAAGTCCGCTGACGGCACCGACCTCACGGGCGTCATCGCGTACGCGATCAACGGCATCACGCCCTACCACCCCGAGCTGCAGGGTGCGCTCGACACGCTCGCGACGCCGGCCGGCAAGGAGGCGCTGGAGAAGGTCAAGACCCAGTGCATCGGCGGCACGCTGTTCTCGTACGGGTTCCAGAAGACCTCGAAGTGGACCACCACGGGCCAGTCGCTCTACGACATCCTCAAGGCCGACCCCGCCCTGCGCGCCCCGGTCGACGCCCAGCGCATCGGCCGGCTCAAGCCCAACGTGCCGGTGCAGGTGCTGACGGGCACCAAGGACGACATCGTCGACCACGCGCAGGCCAAGCAACTGGCGAAGGACTGGTGCGCGAAGGGCGTGAACGTCACCTACACCCCCGTGGTGCAGCTCGTCGGCACCGGCGGCACGGCCCTCAACCACCTCGGTCCGGCGATCACCCGCCTGGGTCAGACCCACGACTGGCTCGCCGACCGTCTGACGGGCAAGACCGTGAGGTCGAACTGCAGCTCCCTGTGGCTGCTGCCCTGA
- a CDS encoding 50S ribosomal protein L11 methyltransferase, with translation MESDPIIARLRAAGCVFAEREAAFVRRHLVDPGDVERAVTARVAGVPLEQAVGVAEFDGVTVAVAEGVFVPRRRAEAIPEAAAAHRPDARIVVDLGCGSGALAAAMTRLLPATQVHAVDLDPTAVVVARANGRRFGFTAHHGSWWAGLPRSLRGRVDLAVGYLPHVPSARVDGIHPDFRAHEPRSTVDGGGDGLDHLRAVVAPLAAWLAPGGAFVTLLSVEQAAHVPGRIAWQDDEDAVLVLDPESVGSWLA, from the coding sequence GTGGAGAGCGACCCGATCATCGCCCGGCTGCGCGCAGCGGGCTGTGTGTTCGCCGAGCGCGAGGCCGCCTTCGTGCGCCGCCACCTCGTCGATCCCGGTGACGTCGAGCGCGCGGTCACGGCCCGCGTCGCCGGCGTCCCGCTCGAGCAGGCCGTGGGCGTGGCCGAGTTCGACGGCGTCACCGTCGCGGTCGCCGAGGGGGTGTTCGTCCCGCGCCGCCGGGCCGAGGCGATCCCCGAGGCGGCAGCCGCCCACCGGCCCGACGCCCGCATCGTCGTCGACCTCGGCTGCGGATCCGGGGCGCTGGCCGCGGCGATGACCCGCCTGCTGCCTGCCACCCAGGTCCACGCCGTCGACCTCGACCCCACCGCGGTGGTGGTCGCCCGCGCCAACGGCCGACGGTTCGGCTTCACCGCCCACCACGGCTCCTGGTGGGCCGGGCTCCCGCGCAGCCTGCGCGGACGGGTCGACCTCGCGGTCGGCTACCTCCCCCACGTCCCGAGCGCCCGCGTCGACGGCATCCACCCCGACTTCCGCGCCCACGAGCCGCGATCGACCGTGGACGGCGGCGGGGACGGCCTCGACCACCTCCGCGCCGTCGTCGCGCCGCTCGCCGCCTGGCTCGCGCCCGGCGGCGCCTTCGTCACCCTGCTGTCGGTCGAGCAGGCCGCGCACGTCCCCGGCCGCATCGCGTGGCAGGACGACGAGGACGCCGTG